The Candidatus Binatia bacterium genome contains a region encoding:
- a CDS encoding alpha/beta hydrolase yields the protein MASNEFSMILQLLGSMPPLDPEAPLEMLRQGMEAMTASMPAPEGMTAAPVDAGGIPAEWVSMPGAREDRAVLYLHGGGYALGSINTHRSLAARLSRDVSARVLIIDYRLAPEHPHPAAVEDAVAAYRFLRAEGFDAASIAIAGDSAGGGLTVATLLALRDAGDELPAAGAGLSPWLDLAGIGESNTTKADEDPIVNMPGLLRMAGWYLGDDKAEDTPTASPLFSDPKGLPPLLLQVGEAEILRDDSTRFAQKARAAGGTVELEVWPEMVHVWQAFGDMVPESKDAVEKIAQFLNQHLRPN from the coding sequence ATGGCCAGCAATGAATTCAGCATGATCCTGCAGCTCCTCGGTTCGATGCCCCCGCTCGACCCCGAGGCCCCCCTCGAGATGCTTCGCCAGGGGATGGAGGCAATGACCGCCTCGATGCCCGCGCCCGAAGGAATGACCGCAGCGCCGGTCGATGCCGGCGGCATCCCTGCGGAGTGGGTTTCGATGCCCGGAGCACGCGAAGACCGGGCAGTCCTGTACCTGCACGGTGGTGGCTACGCGCTCGGATCCATCAACACGCACCGCTCCCTGGCCGCCCGCCTCTCGCGCGACGTGAGCGCCCGCGTGCTGATCATCGACTACCGGCTCGCACCCGAGCATCCGCACCCGGCCGCGGTCGAGGACGCCGTCGCCGCATACCGCTTCCTGCGCGCCGAAGGCTTCGATGCGGCAAGCATTGCGATTGCCGGCGACTCGGCAGGCGGCGGTCTCACGGTCGCAACACTCCTCGCGTTGCGCGACGCGGGCGACGAGCTCCCCGCCGCCGGTGCCGGCCTCTCTCCGTGGCTCGATCTCGCCGGCATCGGCGAATCCAACACGACAAAGGCCGACGAAGATCCGATCGTGAACATGCCGGGCCTCCTCCGTATGGCCGGCTGGTACCTCGGCGACGACAAGGCAGAGGACACGCCGACCGCATCGCCATTGTTCAGCGATCCCAAGGGACTCCCGCCCCTTCTCCTTCAGGTGGGCGAAGCCGAGATTCTACGAGACGACTCGACCCGTTTTGCCCAGAAGGCCCGAGCGGCCGGGGGAACCGTCGAGCTCGAGGTGTGGCCGGAGATGGTTCACGTGTGGCAAGCCTTCGGCGACATGGTCCCAGAGTCGAAGGACGCCGTCGAGAAGATCGCGCAGTTTCTGAACCAGCACCTACGACCGAACTAA
- a CDS encoding NAD(P)/FAD-dependent oxidoreductase, translating to MIEHLEQNGRYAADEHTPTKTDLSVAIIGAGFSGIGMAIQLKKAGIHSFTMFERASEVGGTWRDNTYPGAACDVPSHAYSLSFEQKATWSRKFSPSNEIQSYLLDLVDKWKLREHLRFEVEIEEARFDERSGTWTLRTEDGETVTAQVVVSGVGGLVDPKLPDIPGIESFEGKTFHTARWDHEYDLQGKTVAVIGTGASAVQVVPAIAPKVKKLQVFQRTPAWVVPKFDGEYSERTKSLFERFPLLLQLSRSFKYWMSELFGPIVYLNSPRLSKRGEQISIRHLHGQVKDPVLRKKLTPDFQFGCKRILISDEYWATFERENVELECESILAIEAGGIRTKDGTLHEVDAIVFATGFDLGLSNAPFPIFGLEGRPLSDAWKDGAVAYKGVSVSGFPNWFIIMGPNTGPGHTSVLVFTEAQMRHALGAIKKIRSEGLRYVDVRPDTQGHYNDKIQARMPHMAWGNCNSWYLNPDGSNYSLYPGPAFEYVAGAGHFEARDYECVTTEAPAEAREATAA from the coding sequence ATGATCGAACATCTCGAACAGAACGGCCGCTACGCCGCCGACGAACACACCCCGACCAAAACCGATCTGTCCGTCGCGATAATCGGCGCCGGCTTCAGTGGGATCGGAATGGCGATCCAACTGAAGAAGGCCGGCATCCACTCCTTCACGATGTTCGAACGCGCGAGCGAAGTCGGCGGAACCTGGCGGGACAATACGTACCCCGGCGCCGCCTGCGATGTTCCGTCACACGCGTACTCCCTGTCCTTTGAGCAGAAGGCCACCTGGAGCCGGAAGTTCTCCCCCTCGAACGAGATCCAGTCGTATCTGCTCGACCTCGTCGACAAGTGGAAGCTCCGCGAACACCTGCGATTCGAAGTCGAGATCGAGGAGGCGCGATTCGACGAGCGATCCGGCACTTGGACGCTGCGCACGGAGGACGGCGAAACCGTGACGGCGCAAGTCGTGGTTTCAGGCGTCGGAGGCCTCGTCGACCCCAAGCTACCCGACATTCCCGGCATCGAATCCTTCGAGGGAAAGACCTTCCACACCGCCCGCTGGGATCACGAATACGACCTACAAGGAAAGACCGTCGCCGTGATCGGCACCGGGGCCAGCGCGGTGCAGGTCGTTCCGGCGATCGCCCCCAAGGTGAAGAAGCTCCAAGTCTTCCAGCGCACCCCCGCCTGGGTCGTCCCGAAGTTCGACGGCGAGTATTCCGAGCGCACGAAGAGCCTCTTCGAGCGCTTCCCGCTCCTCCTTCAGCTGAGCCGGTCCTTCAAGTATTGGATGAGCGAGCTCTTCGGCCCGATCGTGTACCTCAACTCGCCGCGTCTCTCAAAACGCGGCGAACAGATCTCGATCCGACACCTCCACGGCCAGGTGAAGGATCCCGTTCTCCGCAAGAAGCTCACGCCGGACTTCCAGTTCGGGTGCAAACGGATTCTAATCTCGGACGAGTACTGGGCGACGTTCGAACGCGAGAACGTGGAGCTCGAGTGTGAGTCGATCCTCGCAATCGAAGCCGGCGGCATTCGCACCAAGGACGGAACTCTGCACGAGGTCGACGCGATCGTCTTCGCAACCGGGTTCGACCTCGGCCTCTCGAACGCGCCCTTCCCCATCTTCGGGCTCGAGGGACGCCCCCTCAGCGACGCATGGAAAGATGGCGCCGTCGCCTACAAGGGCGTATCCGTCTCCGGCTTCCCCAACTGGTTCATCATTATGGGGCCGAACACCGGCCCCGGTCACACCTCGGTGCTCGTATTCACCGAGGCGCAGATGCGGCACGCGCTCGGTGCGATCAAGAAGATCCGAAGCGAAGGCTTGCGCTACGTCGACGTGCGGCCCGACACGCAAGGGCACTACAACGACAAGATTCAGGCCCGCATGCCCCACATGGCCTGGGGGAACTGCAACAGCTGGTACCTGAATCCCGACGGGAGCAACTACTCCCTGTACCCGGGCCCGGCCTTCGAGTACGTCGCAGGCGCGGGCCACTTCGAAGCCCGCGACTACGAGTGCGTCACAACCGAGGCCCCGGCCGAAGCGCGCGAGGCGACGGCGGCCTAA
- a CDS encoding TetR/AcrR family transcriptional regulator, translated as MPRTATGPKLQKRGNYAKTAETRGKILAAVRDAAEELGFHEVSLSNVASRAGVAVGNVSYHFGSREELLREVMQSVGTELQRDVVLAGADEGDLFARGEAGIRAYLRFIHEHPSHARLREQVRHHHPEIYRANLAKWVELQRAAIRQGVDEGTLRPMSDDDISATAYLITGAHYFLDQMIEGIDGTAYPGDDVVVAAYMKLFRGGLEQSRRRKS; from the coding sequence ATGCCGAGGACTGCGACAGGCCCCAAGCTCCAAAAGCGGGGCAACTACGCCAAAACCGCCGAAACCCGGGGGAAGATCCTGGCTGCGGTCCGCGATGCGGCCGAGGAACTCGGATTCCACGAGGTCTCGCTGTCCAACGTAGCCAGCCGGGCCGGCGTCGCCGTCGGCAATGTGAGCTACCACTTCGGATCCCGGGAAGAGCTGCTCCGGGAGGTCATGCAGAGCGTCGGAACCGAGCTTCAGCGCGACGTCGTTCTCGCCGGAGCCGACGAAGGCGACCTCTTCGCCCGAGGCGAAGCCGGCATCCGCGCCTACCTGCGCTTCATCCACGAGCACCCCTCGCACGCTCGCCTCCGTGAGCAGGTCCGCCACCACCACCCGGAAATCTACCGCGCGAACCTCGCGAAATGGGTCGAGCTGCAACGAGCGGCGATTCGACAAGGCGTCGACGAAGGCACGCTTCGCCCCATGTCGGACGACGACATCTCCGCGACCGCGTACCTCATCACCGGCGCCCACTATTTCCTCGACCAGATGATCGAAGGGATCGACGGCACCGCGTACCCGGGCGACGACGTGGTCGTCGCCGCGTACATGAAGCTCTTTCGCGGCGGACTCGAACAGAGCCGGCGACGGAAGTCCTGA
- a CDS encoding DUF1552 domain-containing protein produces the protein MNRPSFTNRRLDRRSFLKGLAIAGMATSLSLTSLVRAARAATAAKRTIFIYIPDGCIPDLWHPTGSEFSFTLPAMTQPLSVVQQHCTFLSGLQMFEGGATHEGGVRKVLTGNAAQSLDDFLAEQIGGATAFPSLYLGVGANYENGSGGFSFLSSGSPVSPEDNPINAYERIFGDGTTPPPGAGDPRLPILDTASAELQALQTQLGSTERQKLERHLDSLREVEQRLEAAAGVSCDPSGWNPEGFTVPSGWHGYPPVYDREENFVLVGKLQTDLIVEALACDLTRVASLQWSHPVSPTHLSWAGAGQRHHDASHYGNPSSTSAQDFIASQQWFTARFAELLQSLEARPDPSGDGNLLDHTRVLLFSELGDSNLHDHRRCPFVLAGASAEFQNGRLLEFEDEAHTKLLVSIARSMDVPISTYGYSGHGTGGLPGLGI, from the coding sequence ATGAACCGCCCATCGTTCACGAACCGCCGACTCGATCGTCGCAGTTTCCTGAAGGGGCTCGCCATCGCGGGCATGGCCACGTCGCTCTCGCTGACTAGCCTCGTGCGGGCGGCGCGCGCCGCTACGGCCGCGAAGCGCACGATCTTCATCTACATCCCCGACGGGTGTATCCCCGACCTATGGCATCCCACCGGTAGCGAGTTCAGTTTCACTCTGCCGGCGATGACGCAGCCGCTCTCCGTCGTACAACAGCACTGCACGTTCTTGTCCGGGCTTCAGATGTTCGAGGGAGGTGCCACGCACGAGGGCGGCGTCCGGAAGGTGCTGACCGGCAACGCCGCGCAATCTCTCGACGACTTCCTCGCCGAACAGATCGGTGGCGCGACGGCTTTCCCTTCGCTCTACCTCGGCGTAGGAGCGAACTACGAGAACGGCTCGGGCGGCTTCTCGTTCCTGAGTTCGGGCTCGCCGGTTTCGCCCGAAGACAACCCCATCAACGCCTACGAGCGCATCTTCGGGGACGGCACCACTCCGCCGCCGGGGGCCGGGGACCCACGCCTGCCCATACTCGACACCGCGAGCGCCGAGCTCCAAGCGCTTCAGACACAACTCGGATCGACCGAGCGGCAGAAGCTCGAGCGCCACCTGGATTCCCTGCGGGAAGTCGAGCAACGGCTCGAGGCCGCAGCCGGCGTCTCCTGTGATCCCTCCGGTTGGAACCCCGAAGGCTTCACCGTTCCCTCCGGGTGGCACGGCTATCCTCCGGTCTATGATCGCGAGGAGAACTTCGTACTGGTCGGGAAGCTCCAGACCGACCTGATCGTGGAAGCTCTCGCGTGCGACCTCACGCGCGTCGCCTCGCTTCAATGGTCGCACCCGGTGAGCCCCACGCACCTGAGCTGGGCCGGCGCCGGGCAACGGCATCACGACGCGAGCCACTACGGCAATCCGAGTTCGACCAGCGCGCAGGACTTCATCGCGAGCCAACAGTGGTTCACCGCACGATTTGCCGAACTGCTGCAATCCCTGGAGGCGCGTCCCGACCCGAGTGGCGACGGCAACCTCCTCGACCACACCCGCGTGCTTCTGTTCTCCGAGCTCGGCGACAGCAACCTGCACGATCACCGCCGCTGCCCGTTCGTACTCGCCGGCGCATCCGCCGAGTTCCAGAACGGACGCCTTCTCGAGTTCGAAGACGAGGCTCACACGAAGCTCCTCGTCTCGATCGCCAGGTCGATGGACGTCCCCATCAGCACCTACGGCTATTCCGGCCACGGCACAGGCGGCCTCCCCGGCCTCGGAATCTGA
- a CDS encoding glycosyl hydrolase family 18 protein, with translation MGSIGLAALMIVATACPKNKKCEVDYTIQSSWNGGFVAEILVTNLRTKLAFDGWTLRFPATEGQNIEDIWGAEVVAQAGEVELGNVPDNARIEPGATTGLGFRASFSGEPVVPSSFKLNGHSCRIAGAAGSPTPAATSTPGVPATPTPAPTAPPTPAPTATPRPAAAAIQVSLTKSADWGLGYTADLVVANHGGTTVSGWVLEFDLTDTITSVWNGNLLASSPGHYRIQNAPWNGTIAPGASVAVGFNASVAAPPGAPTGCLFNAVACEFPGGPTPTPGGPSPSPTAAPTLTPAPTGSPTGPSPDKRIVGYFTSWSIYDRNYHVSDIPADKLTHINYAFVNVSADGRCTLGDPYADVEKFYEGDSWDAGALRGNFNQLQKLKQDHPHLATLLSVGGWTWSGRFSDAALTAQARATFAQSCVQFMLDYGFDGIDIDWEYPVGGGLPANTTRPEDKENFTLLLQELRAQLDAQESLDGGEYQLTIAAPAGPSAYAHYELDEIAHVVDWINLMAYDFHGAWESTTGLHAPLHAASDDPSPDPVVRTEFNVNAAVQAYLAAGVPNEQLVLGMGIYGRGWTGVPTSNAGLFQSATGAAPGTWEPGNYDYRDIVTNLLPNGYARHWHAGALAPWAYSPSAGILVTYDDPESIGHKTDYVNAHNLGGAMLWELSGDVRSGPASLVEATYLGLQSEPGATPTPGATSTPAPTASATPPPAPTATPNPTATPAPTPPSTPVPMATATPAPTPIPTPEPTPTPVPTPAGPTGEELFTLHSCHFCHGTEGSGTTAAPTLLNWTDEAALATKIDVDMPLGNPSACSGDCATKVAQYILNDLTDLPLPPINCSASTLRSQQLRLLTRREYAATIEDLLGLEATGALVNFPVEIRVQGYDNNSQVADVTSRHIDEYLAEAEDLALRAVAEKRSDIVTCDPSTGAIACARSVLESFGAQAYRRPITTAEVDRLTSFFSADPAQFDVGLHDALWAMLISPNFLYRSEVGTLGGDGDYHLDGWEIASSLSYLLWGTMPDAALFGAAADGTLDTTAGRRAQAERLLADPRARGQLGRFASQWLDADPLLAGEKDPSVFPTFNSQVQESQFGELQEFVSHVTFDSTGDFSELFDPGYVVADPVLAAYYGLPLPGGSGFSPIAVTDGSRGGLLTLGSVLSAHAHSDDGSPVRRGVFVRRRVLCQDLPPPPPDVDNTPPGLDPNLTTRERFTLHSSNATCQSCHQFIDGVGFGFEHFDGAGGRRETENGVPVDATGDLVGLEGLDQTSSIIPFDGTSELSSWIAGSDSAPRCLSLQLYRYAAGAEESAQDACEIDALAARFAQHDYDLRELLLTLIELPSFTARGGN, from the coding sequence ATGGGTTCCATCGGCCTCGCTGCGCTGATGATCGTCGCGACGGCCTGCCCCAAGAACAAGAAGTGCGAGGTCGACTACACCATCCAGAGCAGCTGGAACGGTGGCTTCGTCGCAGAGATCCTCGTGACGAACCTTCGGACTAAACTCGCCTTCGATGGGTGGACCCTCCGGTTCCCGGCTACGGAAGGCCAGAACATCGAGGACATCTGGGGCGCGGAGGTCGTGGCCCAGGCCGGCGAGGTCGAACTCGGCAACGTCCCGGACAATGCCCGCATCGAGCCGGGCGCGACGACGGGACTCGGCTTCCGAGCCTCCTTCAGCGGAGAACCGGTCGTTCCCAGCTCGTTCAAACTCAACGGGCACTCCTGCCGGATCGCTGGCGCTGCGGGAAGCCCCACCCCGGCCGCGACTAGCACTCCCGGAGTCCCGGCGACGCCCACGCCGGCGCCCACCGCGCCGCCGACCCCGGCACCGACTGCCACACCTCGCCCCGCGGCTGCCGCGATTCAGGTCTCGCTCACGAAGTCGGCCGATTGGGGCCTGGGCTACACGGCCGATCTCGTGGTTGCCAACCACGGCGGGACGACCGTGTCCGGGTGGGTCCTCGAGTTCGATCTCACCGATACGATCACCAGTGTCTGGAACGGAAATCTGCTCGCGTCGTCGCCAGGCCACTACCGCATCCAGAACGCACCTTGGAACGGAACCATCGCGCCGGGTGCCTCCGTTGCGGTCGGATTCAACGCGAGCGTCGCCGCACCCCCCGGAGCCCCGACCGGCTGCCTGTTCAACGCAGTGGCCTGTGAGTTCCCTGGCGGACCCACGCCGACACCCGGTGGTCCCAGCCCGAGTCCGACGGCGGCGCCAACGCTCACGCCGGCTCCGACCGGGAGCCCGACCGGTCCTTCGCCCGACAAACGAATCGTCGGCTACTTCACTTCGTGGAGCATCTACGACCGCAACTACCACGTCAGTGACATTCCCGCGGACAAGCTCACCCACATCAACTACGCGTTCGTGAACGTTTCAGCGGATGGCCGTTGCACACTCGGCGACCCCTATGCGGACGTCGAAAAGTTCTACGAAGGAGACTCGTGGGACGCCGGCGCGCTTCGCGGCAACTTCAACCAGCTGCAGAAGCTCAAGCAGGACCATCCGCATCTCGCGACGCTTCTCTCGGTCGGCGGGTGGACCTGGTCAGGGCGCTTCTCGGACGCGGCGCTCACCGCGCAGGCCCGCGCGACCTTCGCGCAGTCCTGCGTGCAGTTCATGCTCGACTACGGCTTCGACGGCATCGACATCGACTGGGAGTACCCCGTAGGCGGCGGTCTTCCGGCCAACACGACGCGCCCAGAAGACAAGGAGAACTTCACGCTTCTCTTGCAGGAACTCCGCGCCCAGCTCGACGCGCAGGAAAGCCTCGACGGAGGCGAGTACCAACTCACGATCGCCGCGCCCGCCGGTCCGTCGGCCTACGCGCACTATGAGCTCGACGAGATTGCTCATGTCGTCGATTGGATCAATCTAATGGCGTACGATTTCCACGGCGCGTGGGAATCCACGACGGGCCTCCACGCACCGCTGCACGCCGCATCCGACGACCCTTCGCCCGACCCCGTCGTGCGCACCGAGTTCAACGTCAACGCTGCCGTGCAGGCGTATCTCGCGGCCGGCGTTCCAAACGAACAGCTCGTCCTCGGCATGGGAATCTACGGACGGGGCTGGACCGGCGTGCCAACGAGCAATGCAGGCCTGTTCCAGTCTGCGACCGGCGCTGCACCCGGTACGTGGGAGCCCGGCAACTACGACTACAGGGACATCGTTACAAACCTTCTGCCCAACGGCTACGCGCGCCACTGGCATGCCGGGGCGCTCGCTCCGTGGGCCTACTCCCCGAGCGCCGGGATCCTGGTCACCTACGACGATCCGGAGTCGATCGGTCACAAGACCGATTACGTGAACGCGCACAACCTCGGGGGCGCGATGTTGTGGGAACTCTCCGGGGACGTCCGGTCGGGCCCCGCATCGCTGGTCGAGGCGACCTACCTGGGACTGCAGTCAGAGCCCGGCGCGACGCCGACACCCGGTGCAACCTCGACTCCCGCGCCGACCGCCAGCGCAACTCCGCCGCCGGCACCGACCGCAACTCCCAACCCGACTGCGACACCGGCCCCAACACCGCCCTCGACCCCAGTGCCGATGGCGACAGCGACGCCCGCACCCACGCCGATCCCGACGCCCGAACCCACTCCGACACCGGTTCCCACTCCCGCCGGCCCCACGGGCGAGGAACTGTTCACGCTCCACAGCTGCCATTTCTGCCACGGAACCGAAGGAAGCGGGACAACCGCAGCGCCGACACTTCTCAACTGGACCGACGAAGCAGCACTCGCGACTAAAATCGACGTCGACATGCCGCTCGGGAACCCGAGCGCCTGCAGCGGTGACTGCGCGACGAAGGTGGCGCAGTACATCCTGAACGATCTTACCGACCTCCCGCTCCCTCCGATCAACTGCAGCGCATCCACGCTGCGCAGCCAACAGCTTCGCCTTCTCACACGCCGGGAGTACGCCGCGACGATCGAAGACCTTCTCGGACTCGAAGCGACCGGCGCCCTCGTGAATTTTCCGGTCGAGATCCGGGTGCAGGGATACGACAACAACTCCCAGGTGGCCGACGTGACTTCCCGGCACATCGACGAGTACCTCGCTGAAGCCGAAGACCTGGCCCTCCGAGCCGTGGCCGAGAAGCGCAGCGATATCGTCACCTGTGACCCGAGCACCGGAGCGATCGCATGCGCACGAAGTGTTCTAGAGTCGTTCGGCGCGCAGGCGTACCGGCGACCGATCACGACGGCGGAGGTGGACCGACTCACGAGCTTCTTCTCGGCCGACCCGGCACAGTTTGACGTCGGCCTCCACGATGCCCTGTGGGCCATGCTGATCTCACCGAACTTCTTGTACCGCTCAGAAGTCGGCACGCTGGGCGGCGACGGCGACTACCATCTCGACGGATGGGAGATCGCGTCCTCGCTCTCCTATCTTCTGTGGGGCACGATGCCCGACGCGGCGCTGTTCGGCGCGGCGGCCGATGGCACGCTCGACACCACCGCGGGCCGGAGGGCACAGGCGGAGCGCCTTCTCGCAGATCCGCGCGCGCGTGGGCAGCTCGGCCGCTTCGCGAGCCAGTGGCTCGACGCGGATCCGCTGCTCGCCGGCGAGAAGGACCCCTCCGTTTTCCCCACGTTCAATTCGCAAGTGCAGGAGTCCCAGTTCGGCGAACTCCAGGAGTTCGTGAGTCACGTCACCTTCGACTCGACCGGCGATTTCTCGGAGTTGTTCGACCCGGGATACGTGGTGGCCGACCCCGTTCTGGCCGCGTACTACGGGCTCCCCCTCCCCGGCGGCAGCGGCTTCTCGCCGATTGCCGTTACGGACGGCAGCCGCGGCGGGCTCCTGACCCTCGGTAGTGTCCTGTCGGCGCACGCGCATTCGGATGACGGTTCGCCGGTCCGACGTGGCGTCTTCGTGAGACGCCGCGTGCTCTGCCAGGACCTTCCACCCCCGCCACCCGACGTGGACAACACACCTCCCGGACTCGACCCGAATCTCACCACGCGCGAGCGCTTCACGCTGCACAGCTCGAACGCTACGTGCCAGTCCTGCCACCAGTTCATCGATGGCGTCGGGTTCGGCTTCGAGCACTTCGACGGCGCCGGCGGACGGCGTGAAACCGAGAACGGGGTGCCCGTCGACGCAACCGGCGATCTCGTCGGCCTCGAAGGACTGGACCAGACGTCGTCCATCATTCCCTTCGACGGCACGAGCGAGCTCAGCAGCTGGATCGCCGGAAGCGACTCGGCACCACGATGCCTCAGCCTTCAGCTGTATCGCTACGCGGCCGGCGCCGAGGAGTCGGCGCAGGACGCGTGCGAGATCGATGCGCTCGCCGCGCGCTTCGCGCAGCACGACTACGATCTCCGGGAGCTCTTGCTGACGTTGATCGAGCTGCCGTCCTTCACGGCCCGCGGAGGCAACTGA
- a CDS encoding SPFH domain-containing protein: MSGLLGVALFFAVLVVVVIAKTAVVVPQQNAYVVERLGKFHKTLRAGFHVLVPFVDVIRFRHDLRELAVDIPEQVCITRDNVQVGVDGVLYLQVLDAEGASYGAANYEFAISQLAQTTLRSEVGKIELDRTFEERTQINTQVVKELDKASEPWGIKVLRYEIKNINPPEDVVAAMEKQMRAEREKRAVILTSEGEREAAINLAEGQKQKIVKESEAKRQSQINEAQGEAEAILAIARATSGGIRAVAEAVTLPGGRDAVRLRVAEQYVDRFGELARETNALILPANVADVASMVGVAMSALDQQRAPSKLEDGA; the protein is encoded by the coding sequence ATGTCGGGACTTCTAGGGGTGGCACTGTTCTTCGCGGTGCTCGTGGTCGTGGTGATCGCAAAGACCGCCGTCGTCGTTCCGCAGCAGAACGCGTACGTCGTCGAACGGCTCGGCAAGTTCCACAAGACGCTGCGAGCCGGCTTCCACGTCCTCGTTCCGTTCGTCGACGTCATTCGCTTCCGGCATGACCTCCGCGAGCTCGCCGTCGACATCCCTGAGCAGGTCTGCATCACACGAGACAACGTCCAGGTCGGCGTCGATGGCGTCCTCTATCTTCAGGTTCTTGACGCGGAAGGCGCCTCATACGGCGCGGCCAACTACGAATTCGCGATCAGTCAGCTTGCACAGACCACGCTGCGCAGTGAGGTCGGCAAGATCGAACTCGATCGCACGTTCGAGGAGCGCACCCAGATCAACACCCAAGTCGTGAAAGAGCTGGACAAGGCGTCGGAACCCTGGGGCATCAAGGTGCTCCGCTACGAGATCAAGAACATCAATCCGCCAGAAGACGTCGTCGCCGCGATGGAAAAGCAGATGCGCGCCGAGCGCGAGAAGCGCGCCGTCATCCTCACCTCCGAGGGCGAACGGGAGGCTGCGATCAACCTGGCCGAAGGCCAGAAGCAGAAGATTGTAAAAGAGTCGGAGGCCAAGCGGCAATCGCAGATCAACGAGGCCCAGGGTGAGGCCGAGGCGATCCTCGCGATCGCCCGCGCGACGTCCGGAGGAATTCGCGCGGTGGCAGAGGCCGTCACGCTTCCGGGCGGCCGCGACGCCGTTCGACTGCGGGTCGCAGAACAGTACGTCGACCGGTTCGGCGAACTCGCCCGCGAGACCAACGCCCTCATCCTTCCGGCGAACGTGGCCGACGTCGCCTCGATGGTCGGCGTAGCGATGAGCGCGCTCGACCAGCAGCGCGCGCCCAGCAAGCTTGAAGACGGCGCGTAG
- a CDS encoding NfeD family protein: MPWWIWILIGLSLFVIEVFIPTDFFMFFFGLAAIVVGVGATSGLLESMWVQSVSFAVVALVAVAFLRKPLSKRWTATEGSHSGEIVGNSVVLTEVLEPSSVGTAEFRGSTWSVRTAGAAPLASGTRCRVNKVEGLVLWVSPEPRPGAD, encoded by the coding sequence ATGCCTTGGTGGATTTGGATTCTGATCGGACTCTCGCTCTTCGTGATCGAGGTCTTCATCCCAACAGACTTCTTCATGTTCTTCTTCGGGTTGGCCGCCATCGTCGTCGGAGTCGGTGCGACGAGCGGCCTTCTCGAGTCCATGTGGGTTCAGAGCGTTTCCTTTGCTGTCGTCGCGCTTGTCGCGGTCGCCTTCCTCCGAAAGCCGCTCTCGAAACGATGGACCGCGACAGAAGGCAGCCACAGCGGTGAGATCGTCGGCAACTCCGTGGTACTCACCGAAGTTCTCGAGCCCAGCAGCGTCGGCACGGCCGAATTCCGCGGCTCGACGTGGTCGGTTCGGACCGCGGGAGCCGCGCCCCTGGCGAGCGGCACCCGCTGTCGAGTCAACAAGGTCGAGGGACTCGTCTTGTGGGTCTCTCCAGAGCCGCGCCCAGGAGCGGACTAG